From the genome of Roseivivax sp. THAF197b:
GGTCAGCAGAACGAAGCGCGACGGGCCGCCATGAACGAGGCCTGCAAGCGTGGCCATGCGCGCGGCCGAGATATCGGCATTGGGCGAGACACGATCGTAAGGCAGGCAATCCCAGGCCGGGAAGGACAGGACCGGCATGTCCGGCGCGAAAAAAGCCAGCGCCTCGGCCATGCGCGTCAGGCGTTTGTCGTCACGCGCCACGAAGACGACCGGCCCTTCGGCCTTGTCCACCTCGCGCAACAAGAGGGTCGCGTCGAAACCCTCGGGCGCGCCGCCCATCTTGATCTGCGTATTACCTGCCATGGCATGGGCAAATGGCCCGCCCGCAGCGGCGCGTCAAGTCACCCGCCGAAGGGACCGACGGCCATGTTCTGGTACATGCCCCATAACGCGGTCACGAAGATCGACACCATACCGATGGCCTGCACGCCCACCCGGTGCCGCGACAAGCGACGACGCAGTCCCGCGCCGTGGAGCGCGTCCTCGCGGATGATGCGGGCCGTGCGCGTGCTGAGAAGCGCGACGATCGACATCGGCATGCCCAGAAGGAACAGCGCCTGCGCCAGTTCCACTCCGAAGCCGAAACCCGAAATCGCCAGCATCGACAGCACGAAGGCACCGAGCCCGGTCAGCCACAAGCCGGCTTCGGCCGCGATGAAGAGCAGACGATTGGCATTGATGCGCACGAGATCTTCGAGATCGCTTTCGGCTTGCCCGCCATTCTTGGCCGCCCGTCCGACCATGTCGAAGGGCACGCCCAGCACCCAATGGCTCGCTGAAGACCACATCACGGCGAGCGCGATCCAGAACCACAGATTCGAGAAGGATCGCATGTCGATCACTTCGAAGACTTTGAGATGCCAGTCCAAACAGGGCCTCCGGACCTTGAGTATGGGGACTGTCTAACGGGGCGGTGAAGGCTTGCCCAGAGGGTCCGGGCGCGGCTTGGGCCGGAATGTTGCCGCCGCGCAGGCCCGGCGCGGGCTGGACTTGGCGCGGCAGACCGGACATCAAGAGCGGGCACATCGTCACGACCGAAAGTCCGCCCATGCAGCCGCTCCACGCCCCCTTCCCCGCCACACGGTTTCGCCGCACGCGCAAATCGCCTGCCCTGCGCGCCCTGGTGGCCGAGACGACGCTCGCGCCCTCCGATTTCATCTGGCCGGTCTTCGTGCGGGATGGCGAGGATGTGGTCGAGCCGATCGCCTCCATGCCGGGCGTGAACCGTCTGTCGGTGGACCGCGTCGTGGCCGCGGCTCGCGAGGCGCATGCCTTGGGCATCCCGGCGATCTGCCTCTTTCCCTATACCGATCCAGCCCTCAAGACCGCCGATTGCGCCGAGGCCTGGAACCCCGAGAACCTGTCGAACCGCGCCACCCGCGCCATCAAGGAGGCGGTGCCGGACATCGCCGTTATGACCGATGTGGCGCTCGATCCCTACAATATCGACGGCCATGACGGCTTTGTGGAGGATGGCGAGATCGTCAACGACCGCACGGTCGAGGCGCTGGTGAAACAGACGTTGAGCCAGGCGCGCGCGGGCGCGGACATCATCGGGCCTTCGGACATGATGGATGGCCGCATTGGCGCGATGCGCGCAGGGCTGGAGGCCGAGGGCTTCGACAAGGTCTGCATCCTGTCCTATGCGGCGAAATATGCCTCGGCCTTCTACGGGCCCTTCCGCGATGCGGTGGGCGCTTCGGGCGCGCTCAAGGGCGACAAGACCACCTACCAGATGAACCCGGCCAATACCGACGAGGCACTGCGGCTCGTGGCGCGCGACCTGTCCGAGGGCGCGGATATGGTCATGGTCAAACCGGGGATGGCCTATCTCGACATCTGTTCGCGGGTGAAAGAGGCCTTCGGCGCGCCGATCTTCGCCTACCAGGTGTCGGGCGAATACGCGATGCTCGCAGGGGCTGCGGAGCGCGGCTGGCTCGACGGTGAACGGGTGATGATGGAAAGCCTGATGGCCTTCCGACGCGCGGGCTGCGACGGGATCCTGACCTATTTCGCCCCGGCTGCCGCAAAACTCCTCAACGGATAGCGGTTTCACGCCGAAAGCGCCCAATATCGGGTGACATTTTCGCCCATGGGCGATATTTTGCACATGAACCGGCGAAAGACCGGCGCCGGGCCTTCGCGGCCCCGGCATATCAGGCAAAAACCAGGCAAAAAACAAAGAGCGGTACAATGACACATCTGACCCGACGCGGCTTCACCCTTGCGCTTGGCGCGACAGGGCTGACGGCGGCCTGCAATAACGGCATTGGCACGAACAATGCAGCCGTGATCGATGCGCGCGTCGATTCCACGCTTTCCACCCTGTACCGGACCTATCCCGGCACGACCCAGCTGCGCGACAAGGCGTCGGGCATCATCGTGATGCCGCTGGTGACCGAGGCGGGTCTCGGACTTGGCGGCGCATATGGTCGCGGCGCCTTGCGCGTGGGCGGTGTGACGGTGGATTACTACTCGGTCACCAAGGCCTCGGGCGGTCTGCAGATCGGCGCACAGCAATATGCGCATGTTCTATTTTTCATGACGCAGGAATCGCTGATGAATTTCCGCCGTTCGCCCGGCTGGTCGGCGGGCGCCAACGTGGAATACGCCATTCCCGAGGGCGGCGAGACGCTGGCCGCCGAAACGCTGACCTCAACAGCGCCCGTGATCGCCGTGGTCTTCGGTCAGGCAGGGCTGCGGCTGGGCGCGACCCTCGAAGGGTCCAAGTACACCCGCATCATTCCCTGATCCGGCGGTGCGGGCGCCGAGCGCCCGCGCTTGTCATGTCCAATGAAGCTTTGCTTCACCGGACGGATGAGAGGGCGCTGCCCTCTCTTGGCCGCAAGCGGCCAATTCACTCCCGGCGGTTTTCGGGAAAGGTGAAGCTGTCTTGGCGGATCCCCCCTCCGCGGCTGCGCCCGGCCCTGCCTTGGGGATCCCCAGGCAGGCAAAACGCGCCTAAGCTGTTCATCCCGCCTTAACCAATTTGCGCGAGGCTCGGGATACATGGCAGGGGGGCGCCCCGCGCCATGCGAAAGGTGAAGCCCCGCGCCACCCTCGAGACGGCGTTGAACCCGGTGGAACGGACGGTGCGGGGTGGACCGGCAGATCGGCGCGACTTGTTTCGGCGCTGAGGACCTCGAACGTAACGCAAGCGCGGCGATGATCCCGACAGCGCTACCCTTGCGCTTCACCTTTCCCAAAAACGCTCTTTTGGCGACCGACCGTCACAGGCGTGACGGTCGCTTGATCGATGTTCGCCCTCAGGCGCGCGCTTCGCGGATGAGGCGCAGGATATCCTGCGCGGCCTCGGGAATGTTGGTCCCCGGCCCGAAGATCGCCTTCACCCCCGCTTTCTTCAGGAAGTCGTAATCCTGCTGCGGGATCACGCCGCCACAGATCACGAGGATCTCGCCCGCGCCTTCGGCCTTCAGCGCCTCGATCAGCTGGGGCGCGAGCGTCTTGTGGCCCGCGGCCTGGGACGAGATGCCGATGACGTGCACATCGTTGTCGATGGCGTCCTGCGCGGCCTCCTCGGGCGTCTGGAACAGGGGCCCCACATCCACGTCGAAGCCGATATCGGCGAAGGCCGTGGCGATCACCTTGGCGCCGCGGTCATGGCCGTCCTGGCCCATCTTCACGACCAGCATGCGCGGGCGACGGCCTTCTGTTTCCGCGAAATCCTCCACCGATTTCTGGATCGCGGCGAAGCCCTCGTCGCCCTCATAGGCCGCGCCATAGACACCGGCCAGCGTCTTCACCTCGGCGCGATGGCGTCCGAACACCTTTTCCATGGCCATCGAGATCTCCCCTACGCTGGCGCGTGCGCGCGCCGCCTCAACCGCGGCTTCCAGAAGGTTGCCACCCTCTTGAGCGCGGCGTTCCAGTTCCGACAGGGCGGCGTCGCAGGCCGCCTGATCGCGGTTGGCGCGGATCCGCTCCAGCGCGGCGACCTGGCCGTCGCGGACCTTGGCATTGTCGATATCGAGGATGTCGAGATCGTCTTCCTTCGCGAGCCGGTACTTGTTCACGCCGACGATCACGTCCTCGCCCCGGTCGATCTTGGCCTGACGCTGGGCGGCGGCCTCCTCGATCCGCAGTTTGGGCATGCCCGACTCCACGGCCTTGGTCATGCCGCCCATCTCGTCCACCTCCTCGATCATGGCCCAGGCGGCCTCCGCCAGGTCATGGGTCAGTTTCTCGACGTAGTAAGAGCCCGCCAGCGGATCAACGACATTGGTCACGCCCGTCTCTTCTTGCAGGATCAGCTGGGTGTTCCGCGCGATCCGGGCCGAGAAATCGGTGGGCAGCGCGATCGCCTCGTCAAGCGCGTTGGTGTGCAGCGACTGCGTGCCGCCCAGGACCGCCGACATCGCCTCGTAAGCGGTGCGGATGACGTTGTTGTAAGGGTCCTGTTCGGCAAGGCTGACGCCGCTCGTCTGGCAATGGGTGCGCAGCATCTTCGAGCGCGGGTTCTGCGCGCCGAGATCGGTCATGATCCGGTGCCAGAGCATGCGCGCCGCGCGCAGTTTCGCGGCTTCCATGAAGAAGTTCTTGCCGATGGCGAAGAAGAACGAAAGCCGACCCGCGAACTTGTCGATATCCATGCCACGATCCACCGCGGCCTTCACGTATTCCTTGCCATCGGCCAGCGTGAAGGCGAGCTCTTGGACGAGGTTCGCGCCGGCCTCCTGCATGTGATAGCCCGAGATCGAAATCGAGTTGAACTTCGGCATCTCGGCAGAGGTATATTCGATGATATCCGCGATGATCCGCATCGAAGGCTCGGGCGGATAGATATAGGTGTTGCGGACCATGAACTCCTTCAGGATGTCGTTCTGGATCGTGCCCGACAGGAGCGATTTGTCATGGCCCTGCTCCTCGCCGGTGGCGATGAAGCTGGCGAGCACCGGGATCACCGCACCGTTCATGGTCATCGACACGGACACCTGATCGAGCGGGATACCATCGAAGAGCACCTTCATGTCCTCGACCGAGTCGATGGCGACGCCCGCCTTGCCTACATCCCCCACGACGCGGGGGTGGTCGCTGTCGTAGCCGCGATGGGTGGCCAGATCGAAGGCGACGGAGACGCCCTGTTGGCCTGCATCGAGCGCGCGGCGATAGAAGCGATTGCTCTCCTCCGCCGTGGAGAAGCCCGCATATTGCCGGATGGTCCAGGGACGGCCCGCATACATCGTGGCCTTCACGCCCCGGGTGAACGGCTCCAGCCCCGGCATGGTGCCCATATGGGGCAGGTCCTTCACATCCTCCTCGGTGTAGAGGGGCTTGATGTCGATGCCTTCGAGCGTGTTCCAGGTCAGGCTGTCGAGGCTTTTTCCCTTAAGCTCCTTCTCAGCCAGCGCCCGCCAATCGTTGGTGGTCGGTTTCATCGGTCGGTCCTCTTGCTTGCGCCGCAGGCCGCCCGGTCTTCGCCGGATCGGCCCTGTCGGGCGCGTCCTCGTAGCGCGCGAGGCCCCCGGCCCCGGCACGCAGCCAGTAGATATCGTCCTGATAGGTCTCGCGCAGCGCCGCGGCCTGATCGGACAGGAAAGGCATCCAGCGCCCGGGCCCCGCGCCCAATGCAATGGCAGGCTCGCCGCGATCTTCCAGAACCTGCCGCAACGCGGGCAAATCCGGAGACATGTTGACCCAGGGCCGAAGGATATTGCGCGGCACCCGGCTCAGGCCCGTCATCTCCGCCAGAAGCCGGTCGGGCTGATCCGCGAAGCGTTCGAACGGGGTGACGGTGATCGAGGTTTCCGGCAGTGCCGAGGCCACATCCTCTATCACGCCGCGCCAGCCGCGCGCATGACGCGTCATCACCGCCAGACCATCTGGCCGGGGCAGCGGCATCCCCCGCGGTAGACAGAACGCCATGGACGAGGCCCAATAGAGATCCAGCGCCCGGATCTGCAGATGCGCCCGCGCCACCGGCCCGAAGGCCGCGCGAAACCGCGCCAGACGTTCGCCGATATCGGGATAAAGATCGGCCTGCGCGATATTCCGACGCACATTGCCGATCATGTTCTCGTCCGAGATCACCAGTCGCGCGACACCGTGCCGCGCCGCGCCATTGAGGGCCAGTTGCACGCGGCCCCGGTCGCGATCCCGCGCCTCGCGCGTGCCGACGCGGTGAAAGAGCCCCTTCCGCGTCCGCCCCGGCCCCCAAAAGCCGGTCCCGCCCGCCGCCAGCGCATCGCTCACGCTGCGCATATAGCGCTGAAAGCTCGTCGAGGCGGTGCGATGCGCCCCGAGATGCAGGATGATGTCCATGTTGCGCGCCCGTCCTTGCGTTGCCGATCGGGCGGCACAATAGGGCCACAGGCGTTATCTCCTGATTAATTGCCGATTTTTTGAACGCCCGCGGCAATGCATCCTTAGAAATGCGCGGCGTTCCGCATATATCTGACAACATGAACAGATTATTCACGACGCTCGCCCTGATCGCGGCGCTGCCCGCGCTGACTGCCCTTCCGGCCCATGCCGCCGACGGCGCGGAGACCGAACCGCCCGGCCTGATCCAGAGTGCCGAGGGACGCACGCTTGACGAGTTTCTCTGGCTGAAGCGCCCGCTTGTCGTGTTCGCCGACAACGCCGCCGATCCGCGATACGTCCAGCAGATGCAGTTCATCACCGACCGGATGGATGCACTCGAGGATCGGGACGTGATCGTGCTGACCGACACGGACCCCGCGGCACGCGGTGCGATCCGGACCGAATTGCGCCCACGCGGCTTTATGATGGTGCTGATTGCCAAGGATGGCACCCGGGTGCTGCGCAAACCGTTTCCTTGGGATGTGCGCGAGCTCTCGCGCTCCATCGACAAGCTGCCCGCGCGGCAGCAGGAAATCCGCGACCGGACAGGCACGCCCGACAGGTAGACCCGCGCGGGCGGGCCCACGCGGTCTTGCGGATATGCGGCCTGCGCGGTCATCGGATCACTCGAACTCCATGATCACGTCATCCACGGCGAGGCTGTCGCCGGGACCGGCATTGACCTTAGAGACCACGCCCTTGCGTTCGGCGCGCAGGATGTTCTCCATCTTCATCGCCTCGACGGTGCAGAGCGCCTGCCCCTCCTGCACCTCGTCACCCTCGGAGACGTTCACCTTCACGATGAGGCCCGGCATCGGGCAAAGCAGCATCTTGGAGGTATCAGGGGCTTCCTTCTCGGGCATGAGGCGCGCGAGTTCGGCCTGACGCGGCGTGCGCACATGCACTTTCATATCCGCGCCGCGCGTGCGGATGCGGAACCCGCCCGAGATCTTGCCCACCTTCATCACCAGGGGCGCGCCATCCACATCCATGCGCGCAAGCTGGTCGCCCGGCGTCCAGTCGCCCGTGATCCGGTGTTCGGTCCCGTCGGGGAAGCGCACCGTTGCACCTTGCGGGTCGGCCGCGATTGTCAGATCGAAATCAACGCCTTGCAGCGCGACGTTCCAGTTGTCGCCGACCTTACGCTCATGGTTGTCGAGCGTGCCGGAGATGCGCGCCCGGCGGATCTCGGCGACCCGGTTCATCGCGGCGGCAGCCGCCGCGACCCGGCGTTGTTCGGCGTCACTCAGGCTCACGCCCTCGAAACCGCCGGGATATTCCTCCTCGATGAAGGCGGTGGTCATGTCGCCGGAGACGAATTTGGGATGATCCATCACCGCTGCCACGAAGGGCAGGTTATGGCCGATCCCCTCCACCTCGAAACTGTCGAGCGCATTGCGCATCGTCTCGATCGCGGTCGCGCGGTCCGGCCCCCAGGTGCAGAGCTTGGCGATCATCGGGTCGTAATACATCGAGATTTCGCCGCCCTCGAAGACGCCGGTGTCGTTGCGCACGATCCCGTCACCCAACGGACCTTCAGCGGGCGGGCGGTAGCGGGTCAGACGCCCGATCGACGGCAGGAAGCCGCGATAGGGATCCTCGGCGTAAAGGCGGTTTTCGATGGCCCAGCCATTGATGCCGATATCGGATTGCTTCAGCGTCAGTGCCTCGCCATTCGCCACGCGGATCATCTGCTCCACCAGGTCGATGCCGGTGATCAGCTCGGTCACGGGATGTTCCACCTGCAGGCGGGTGTTCATCTCGAGGAAGTAGAAGTTCTTGTCGCCATCGACGATGAATTCGACCGTGCCTGCGGAGGTGTAGCCCACCGCCTGGGCCAGCGCGCAGGATTGCTCGCCCATGGCTTTGCGCGTCGCTTCGTCGAGGAAGGGCGACGGCGCCTCTTCCACGACCTTCTGGTTGCGCCGCTGGATCGAGCATTCGCGTTCATTGAGATAGAGGCAATTGCCATGGGCATCCGCCAGCACCTGGATCTCGATATGGCGTGGCTGGGTGACGAATTTTTCGATGAAGATGCGGTCGTCGCCGAAGCTGTTCGCGGCCTCGTTCTTGGACGACTGGAAGCCCTCGCGCGCCTCCTCGTCGGTCCAGGCGATGCGCATGCCCTTGCCGCCGCCGCCTGCCGAGGCCTTGATCATCACCGGGTAGCCGATCTCGTTGGAGATCTTCACCGCTTCCTCGGCATCCTCGATCAGGCCCATATAGCCGGGCACGGTACTCACCCCCGCCTCCTGGGCGATCTTCTTGGAGGTGATCTTGTCGCCCATCGCCTCGATGGCCTTTTTGGGCGGGCCGATGAACGCGACACCCGCGGCCTCGAGCGCCTCGGCGAATTTCGGGTTCTCCGACAAGAAGCCATACCCCGGATGCACGGCCTCGGCGCCGGTCTGGCGGATGGCCTCCATGATCTTGTCGATCACGATGTAGGATTGGTTGGCCTGCGGCGGGCCGATATGGACCGCCTCGTCCGCCATCTCCACGTGCAACGCGTTCTTGTCCGCATCGGAATAGACGGCGACCGTCTGGATGCCCATGGCCCGCGCGGTTTTGATGACCCGGCAGGCAATTTCCCCGCGATTGGCGATCAGGATCTTCTTGAACATGGCTGTCCCTTTCAGCTGCCCGTGCGAAGCAAGGCCTCGCCGGGATATGTCCCACGAAAAAGACCACCCGGGCGATGTGCCCGGATGGTCTTGAAAGTCGTCTGCGTCGGGATGCGCGTGGCATCCCGGGATGTCAGATCAGCAGCGCTCCGGATAGGTCCGGCAATACGCGATGTTGCCTGCCGCGCCGACCACGGCGCCGGTCGTGACATCGCCATCCACGGCTGCCGACGTGCCTGCGCCAACGGCGCCACCGATGAGTGCCTGTTCGCCAAGCGTGTCACCGCATGCGGCAAGACCTGTAAGCGCAAGGACGGCGGTGATTTTTGCAAGATTACGCATTCTGTATGCTCCCTCTGAGACAGATTTTTTCTATACGACAGAGTAACACACGCGTCGTCGGCGGAGTTCCACCGAAAAACGTCAAAGCGCCGCACGTGGGCGGTTTCCAGCGCAGCCATACAACCGGAGCGTGTCCTGCGGAAGAAAAAACCGGGCGGCCAGTTCGGGGATGGACTGAACCGCCCGGCAGGGGAAGGGTAACGGTGATATGAAAGCGTGCAAGAACGCCTCACCGGGTGCGACCCCTTAGGGGACATGTGTACGCTGCCACGGAGAATCACGTCTGAAAAGCGCCGAAAATCCCGTGCGCGGAAATCGGCTCGTTCCCGCCAAAATTGTATGGCGATCGGCATATTCATGCCCAGAGATCCCCATCGATGGCCTCGGGGAAGGCCGCACGGGCGGCGCGCTCGTCGATGATGAGGCGCGCTTCGTAATCCTTTGGGTCGAACGGATCGTCGAGCGGCAGCACTTCGCGCCCGAAAAGCCATGAAAGGCGCCCCGCATCGAGATTGCCGCGCTCGAAGGGTTCGGTCCCGAAATGGTCCCAAAGGGCCGCCATGAACCACAGATCCGCGCGCTTGTCGGGCGGACGCCGGTCGGCGAACCGTTCGCGACGGATGATCGGCGTGGCGCCCTTGGGGTTGGCGCGGCGCAGGGTGAACTGGAAATCGGTGCCGGGAAGACGCCCCGGGAAGCCGCGATGCTTGATCATCGTCCCGCCTCCGTCTCTGCGAATGTCAAAGCACCCGTTGGAACGAAGCGGCCCGGAATGCAGGCGGCGGGGTTGGGGGCGGCCTCGAAAGCCCGCCCCCGAACGTACTTACTTGTACTTGCCGGTGTAGACGGGCTCGGTCGAAATCGGCTCCGGCTCGACAATGATGAACTCTTCTTCGGTCGACTGCTGACCGCATGCGGCCAGCGTGGTGACGAAGCCGAAGAGGGCGAGAAGCTTGATGCTCTTGGACATTTCTGTCTCCTGTTTCCGGTGTACGGGCGTAACGCTGCCTCAGCCATCGGCCCGTGTTTAGTCTTGGTTCTGGTTACTTGGAGGCAACCGCGGGCGAGAATAGCCGAATTGCTGACGCAAATACACGGCGGTTGGCGATCCTCCGCCACTTGTGGTCGGAAAGCCGCAAAACCCGGCGCAAGGCCCTGAGGACAAACAAGATATTGTGCGGCCATCAGAAAGCCTCCCACATGCAGCGATCATCTTCGACGCGGTAGGCCTCGAAGACTTGCAGAATATCCGGGCGTGCGGTTCCGAACTCGGTTGCTGTGGCACCGATGGAGATGACGATCCGGCCAGGGTCGGGAAATTCGACGGGGATCGCGGGCAAGGCCACCTCGTCGCAAAGGTAATCCATATCGGCGGCCAACACGTCGAGATCGGGCGCGACGGTGCCAAGATCCTCCGAGACAAAACGGAAGCGGGCCAGCGCCCCCTGCCCGTCTCGCGCCTCGATGCGCAATTCCTGGAAATCGGCCACAAGGCCCGAGGGCAGCGCAATCGGGTCTTCCAAGGCCATGGCCGGAGATGCGGCAGCCGCAAGCAGGGCGAACGCACCCAGTATTGTCCGGTTGTCACGATGGATGGATAGGTGGCAGCCCCGACCCCGTTTCCGGGCTCCTCCCGCCGAGGCTGCCGAATGGCGGGACGAACCCGCATCCTGTACGCCCGCGGGACAGATCGCCACTTGGGCGTCCTGTCGAAACCCCGGATCGCAATCGTTCTGCCGAGGCTTTGGGCGTTTGCCGGGAGACTGACCAATGCAGGTCGGCACATCAAGCCCGATTTTTCGGCGTTTTCCGTGATAGGCGGTCATAAAGCTCTCAAAACCCCGGAATCGTGGCAAAAATCCGCGCAAATGCGCGACGTGCGGCGAATCGGCCTACAGCGGAATATTGTCGTGCTTCTTCCACGGGTTCTGCAGCTTCTTGCCCCTGAGTGACGCAAAGGCCCGGCTGACCCGGCGGCGCGTGGAATGCGGCTGGATCACCTCGTCGATGAACCCCCGCTCGGCGGCGACGAAGGGATTGGCGAACCGGTCCTCGTAGCTCGCGGTATGGGCCGCGATCTTCTCCGCATCGCCCAGATCCGCGCGGTGGATGATCTCGGTGGCGCCCTTGGCGCCCATCACCGCGATCTCGGCGGTGGGCCAGGCATAGTTGAAATCGCCGCGCAGATGCTTGGAGGCCATCACGTCATAGGCGCCGCCATAGGCCTTGCGGGTGATGACCGTGACCTTCGGCACCGTCGCCTCCCCATAGGCAAAGAGCAGTTTCGCGCCGTGCTTGATGACGCCGCCCAGCTCCTGCCCCGTGCCCGGCAGGAAGCCCGGCACGTCGACGAAGGTCAGGATCGGGATTTCGAAGGCATCGCAGAACCGCACGAAGCGCGCCGCCTTGCGCGAGCTGTCGATATCAAGACAGCCCGCCAGGACCATCGGCTGGTTGGCGACGACGCCCACGGTCTGCCCCTCGAGACGGATGAACCCGGTGATGATGTTCTTCGCGAAATCCTCCTGGATCTCGTAGAAATCGGCCTCGTCCGCGACTTTCAGGATCAGCTCCTTCATGTCGTAGGGGGTGTTCGCATTCTCGGGCACCAGCGTGTCGAGCGAGGTCTCGATGCGGCCCGGCTCGTCGAAGAAGGGACGGACGGGCGGCTTTTCGCGATTGTTGAGCGGCAGGTAATCGACCAGACGCCGCACTTCGGCGAGCGCCTCGACATCGTTCTCGAAGGCGCCGTCCGCGACCGAGGATTTCTTGGTATGGGTGGAAGCGCCGCCCAGCTCTTCGGCGGTGACGACCTCGTTGGTGACGGTCTTCACCACGTCGGGGCCGGTGACGAACATGTATGAGCTATCCTTCACCATGAAGATGAAGTCGGTCATGGCAGGCGAATAGACCGCCCCGCCCGCACACGGCCCCATGATGACGCTGATCTGCGGGATGACACCCGAGGCCATGATGTTGCGCTGAAACACCTCGGCATAGCCCGCGAGCGAGGCCACGCCCTCCTGGATGCGCGCGCCGCCCGAATCGTTGAGCCCGATCACGGGCGCGCCGTTCTGCATCGCCATGTCCATGATCTTGCAGATCTTCTGGGCGTGCGTTTCCGAGAGCGAGCCGCCAAAGACGGTGAAATCCTGGCTGAAGACATAGACCATACGGCCGTTGATCGTGCCCCAGCCGGTGATGACGCCATCACCATAGGGGCGCTGCTTCTCCATGCCGAAATCGGTGCAGCGATGGGCGACGAACATGTCGAATTCCTCAAACGAGCCCTCGTCGAGCAGAAGCTCGATGCGCTCGCGCGCGGTCAGCTTGCCCTTGGCATGCTGCGCATCGATGCGCTTTTCGCCGCCGCCGAGACGCGCCTCTGCGCGCCGATGCTCGAGTTCCTGAAGGATGTCTTTCATCGCCCGCTCCCATGTCCGGTTGGTTTGCTTTGCCAAAAGGCGGCGCG
Proteins encoded in this window:
- a CDS encoding component of SufBCD complex produces the protein MDWHLKVFEVIDMRSFSNLWFWIALAVMWSSASHWVLGVPFDMVGRAAKNGGQAESDLEDLVRINANRLLFIAAEAGLWLTGLGAFVLSMLAISGFGFGVELAQALFLLGMPMSIVALLSTRTARIIREDALHGAGLRRRLSRHRVGVQAIGMVSIFVTALWGMYQNMAVGPFGG
- the hemB gene encoding porphobilinogen synthase; this translates as MQPLHAPFPATRFRRTRKSPALRALVAETTLAPSDFIWPVFVRDGEDVVEPIASMPGVNRLSVDRVVAAAREAHALGIPAICLFPYTDPALKTADCAEAWNPENLSNRATRAIKEAVPDIAVMTDVALDPYNIDGHDGFVEDGEIVNDRTVEALVKQTLSQARAGADIIGPSDMMDGRIGAMRAGLEAEGFDKVCILSYAAKYASAFYGPFRDAVGASGALKGDKTTYQMNPANTDEALRLVARDLSEGADMVMVKPGMAYLDICSRVKEAFGAPIFAYQVSGEYAMLAGAAERGWLDGERVMMESLMAFRRAGCDGILTYFAPAAAKLLNG
- a CDS encoding YSC84-related protein → MTHLTRRGFTLALGATGLTAACNNGIGTNNAAVIDARVDSTLSTLYRTYPGTTQLRDKASGIIVMPLVTEAGLGLGGAYGRGALRVGGVTVDYYSVTKASGGLQIGAQQYAHVLFFMTQESLMNFRRSPGWSAGANVEYAIPEGGETLAAETLTSTAPVIAVVFGQAGLRLGATLEGSKYTRIIP
- the scpA gene encoding methylmalonyl-CoA mutase; the protein is MKPTTNDWRALAEKELKGKSLDSLTWNTLEGIDIKPLYTEEDVKDLPHMGTMPGLEPFTRGVKATMYAGRPWTIRQYAGFSTAEESNRFYRRALDAGQQGVSVAFDLATHRGYDSDHPRVVGDVGKAGVAIDSVEDMKVLFDGIPLDQVSVSMTMNGAVIPVLASFIATGEEQGHDKSLLSGTIQNDILKEFMVRNTYIYPPEPSMRIIADIIEYTSAEMPKFNSISISGYHMQEAGANLVQELAFTLADGKEYVKAAVDRGMDIDKFAGRLSFFFAIGKNFFMEAAKLRAARMLWHRIMTDLGAQNPRSKMLRTHCQTSGVSLAEQDPYNNVIRTAYEAMSAVLGGTQSLHTNALDEAIALPTDFSARIARNTQLILQEETGVTNVVDPLAGSYYVEKLTHDLAEAAWAMIEEVDEMGGMTKAVESGMPKLRIEEAAAQRQAKIDRGEDVIVGVNKYRLAKEDDLDILDIDNAKVRDGQVAALERIRANRDQAACDAALSELERRAQEGGNLLEAAVEAARARASVGEISMAMEKVFGRHRAEVKTLAGVYGAAYEGDEGFAAIQKSVEDFAETEGRRPRMLVVKMGQDGHDRGAKVIATAFADIGFDVDVGPLFQTPEEAAQDAIDNDVHVIGISSQAAGHKTLAPQLIEALKAEGAGEILVICGGVIPQQDYDFLKKAGVKAIFGPGTNIPEAAQDILRLIREARA
- a CDS encoding DUF4174 domain-containing protein, encoding MNRLFTTLALIAALPALTALPAHAADGAETEPPGLIQSAEGRTLDEFLWLKRPLVVFADNAADPRYVQQMQFITDRMDALEDRDVIVLTDTDPAARGAIRTELRPRGFMMVLIAKDGTRVLRKPFPWDVRELSRSIDKLPARQQEIRDRTGTPDR
- a CDS encoding acetyl/propionyl/methylcrotonyl-CoA carboxylase subunit alpha translates to MFKKILIANRGEIACRVIKTARAMGIQTVAVYSDADKNALHVEMADEAVHIGPPQANQSYIVIDKIMEAIRQTGAEAVHPGYGFLSENPKFAEALEAAGVAFIGPPKKAIEAMGDKITSKKIAQEAGVSTVPGYMGLIEDAEEAVKISNEIGYPVMIKASAGGGGKGMRIAWTDEEAREGFQSSKNEAANSFGDDRIFIEKFVTQPRHIEIQVLADAHGNCLYLNERECSIQRRNQKVVEEAPSPFLDEATRKAMGEQSCALAQAVGYTSAGTVEFIVDGDKNFYFLEMNTRLQVEHPVTELITGIDLVEQMIRVANGEALTLKQSDIGINGWAIENRLYAEDPYRGFLPSIGRLTRYRPPAEGPLGDGIVRNDTGVFEGGEISMYYDPMIAKLCTWGPDRATAIETMRNALDSFEVEGIGHNLPFVAAVMDHPKFVSGDMTTAFIEEEYPGGFEGVSLSDAEQRRVAAAAAAMNRVAEIRRARISGTLDNHERKVGDNWNVALQGVDFDLTIAADPQGATVRFPDGTEHRITGDWTPGDQLARMDVDGAPLVMKVGKISGGFRIRTRGADMKVHVRTPRQAELARLMPEKEAPDTSKMLLCPMPGLIVKVNVSEGDEVQEGQALCTVEAMKMENILRAERKGVVSKVNAGPGDSLAVDDVIMEFE
- a CDS encoding DUF6497 family protein, whose protein sequence is MALEDPIALPSGLVADFQELRIEARDGQGALARFRFVSEDLGTVAPDLDVLAADMDYLCDEVALPAIPVEFPDPGRIVISIGATATEFGTARPDILQVFEAYRVEDDRCMWEAF
- a CDS encoding acyl-CoA carboxylase subunit beta: MKDILQELEHRRAEARLGGGEKRIDAQHAKGKLTARERIELLLDEGSFEEFDMFVAHRCTDFGMEKQRPYGDGVITGWGTINGRMVYVFSQDFTVFGGSLSETHAQKICKIMDMAMQNGAPVIGLNDSGGARIQEGVASLAGYAEVFQRNIMASGVIPQISVIMGPCAGGAVYSPAMTDFIFMVKDSSYMFVTGPDVVKTVTNEVVTAEELGGASTHTKKSSVADGAFENDVEALAEVRRLVDYLPLNNREKPPVRPFFDEPGRIETSLDTLVPENANTPYDMKELILKVADEADFYEIQEDFAKNIITGFIRLEGQTVGVVANQPMVLAGCLDIDSSRKAARFVRFCDAFEIPILTFVDVPGFLPGTGQELGGVIKHGAKLLFAYGEATVPKVTVITRKAYGGAYDVMASKHLRGDFNYAWPTAEIAVMGAKGATEIIHRADLGDAEKIAAHTASYEDRFANPFVAAERGFIDEVIQPHSTRRRVSRAFASLRGKKLQNPWKKHDNIPL